From a single Nicotiana tabacum cultivar K326 chromosome 8, ASM71507v2, whole genome shotgun sequence genomic region:
- the LOC142163497 gene encoding uncharacterized protein LOC142163497 codes for MVTRVLVDNGSSANIFPLSTLNKLKVDNDRIHRNSIYVRGFDDGGKDSVGDIILELTIGPIEFTMEFQVLDMAVSYNLLLGRPWIHAAKAVPSKLHQMVKFEGDR; via the coding sequence ATGGTTACCAGAGTTCTGGTCGACAATGGGTCTAGTGCGAACATTTTCCCTCTCTCCACGttgaacaagctgaaagtggaCAATGATAGAATTCACAGGAATAGCATTTATGTTCGGGGGTTCGACGACGGGGGAAAAGATTCAGTAGGTGATATAATATTGGAATTGACAATAGGGCCCattgagttcactatggaattccaagtgttggacatggcAGTTTCTTACAATTTGTTGCTAGggcgaccctggattcatgccgCCAAGGCAGTACCGTCTAAATTGCATCAGATGGTTAAATTTGAAGGTGACAGATAG